A window of the Miscanthus floridulus cultivar M001 chromosome 14, ASM1932011v1, whole genome shotgun sequence genome harbors these coding sequences:
- the LOC136505587 gene encoding mugineic-acid 3-dioxygenase-like isoform X1, with translation MCRFLHRCSPLSRVDSSMADNMLLVTQCHESNPDSFILPAGYDLKTAVVSLPVIDMSRGRDEVCRAILDAGKEFGFFQVVNHGVSEQVLRDMEAVCEEFFQLPAADKAEFYSEDKSKPNRLFSGEKYWRDCLRLVYPLPAGDTEDWPHKPQRLREVVENFTVRIRALAMDILRLLCEGMGLRPDYFEGDISGGRVGLEINSYPPCPDPSKTLGLPPHCDRDLITIVPPGAVPGLEVAYTGDWIKVEPVPDSVVVNFGLQLEVVTNGALKSVEHRAATNSAVHRMSVATFIVPADDCVIGPAEEFVSEDSPACYRSLRFSDFKRAHNHANLGSSLNVTTNLKNNQN, from the exons ATGTGCCGTTTCTTGCACCGTTGCTCACCTCTTTCCAGAGTAGATTCGTCCATGGCCGACAACATGCTCCTCGTGACCCAGTGCCACGAGTCGAACCCGGACAGCTTCATTTTGCCGGCCGGTTACGACCTCAAGACGGCCGTTGTCTCCCTGCCCGTCATCGACATGTCCCGTGGCCGCGACGAGGTCTGCCGTGCCATCCTCGACGCCGGCAAGGAGTTCGGCTTCTTCCAG GTGGTCAACCACGGCGTCTCCGAGCAGGTGCTGCGTGACATGGAGGCGGTGTGCGAGGAGTTTTTCCAGCTGCCAGCGGCCGACAAGGCGGAGTTCTACTCGGAAGACAAGAGCAAGCCCAACAGGCTCTTCTCCGGCGAGAAGTACTGGCGGGACTGCCTCCGCCTTGTCTACCCCTTGCCCGCCGGCGACACCGAGGACTGGCCCCACAAGCCACAGAGGCTCCG GGAGGTGGTTGAGAATTTCACGGTGCGGATCAGAGCATTGGCCATGGACATACTACGGCTGCTGTGCGAGGGCATGGGGCTCCGCCCTGACTACTTCGAGGGGGACATCAGCGGCGGCCGCGTAGGCCTCGAAATCAACAGCTACCCGCCGTGCCCGGACCCGAGCAAGACACTCGGCCTGCCGCCGCACTGCGACCGGGACCTCATCACCATCGTCCCCCCCGGCGCAGTCCCTGGCCTCGAGGTCGCCTACACGGGCGACTGGATCAAGGTGGAGCCCGTCCCCGACTCCGTCGTCGTCAACTTCGGACTGCAGCTCGAGGTTGTGACCAACGGGGCGCTCAAGAGCGTCGAGCACCGCGCGGCCACCAACTCGGCGGTGCACCGGATGTCGGTGGCCACGTTCATCGTGCCGGCGGATGACTGTGTCATCGGCCCGGCAGAGGAGTTCGTCAGCGAGGATAGCCCAGCGTGCTACCGCAGCCTCAGGTTCAGCGACTTCAAGCGCGCCCACAACCATGCCAACCTCGGCTCGTCGCTCAACGTCACTACTAACCTCAAGAACAACCAGAATTAA
- the LOC136505587 gene encoding mugineic-acid 3-dioxygenase-like isoform X2, with amino-acid sequence MCRFLHRCSPLSRVDSSMADNMLLVTQCHESNPDSFILPAGYDLKTAVVSLPVIDMSRGRDEVCRAILDAGKEFGFFQVLRDMEAVCEEFFQLPAADKAEFYSEDKSKPNRLFSGEKYWRDCLRLVYPLPAGDTEDWPHKPQRLREVVENFTVRIRALAMDILRLLCEGMGLRPDYFEGDISGGRVGLEINSYPPCPDPSKTLGLPPHCDRDLITIVPPGAVPGLEVAYTGDWIKVEPVPDSVVVNFGLQLEVVTNGALKSVEHRAATNSAVHRMSVATFIVPADDCVIGPAEEFVSEDSPACYRSLRFSDFKRAHNHANLGSSLNVTTNLKNNQN; translated from the exons ATGTGCCGTTTCTTGCACCGTTGCTCACCTCTTTCCAGAGTAGATTCGTCCATGGCCGACAACATGCTCCTCGTGACCCAGTGCCACGAGTCGAACCCGGACAGCTTCATTTTGCCGGCCGGTTACGACCTCAAGACGGCCGTTGTCTCCCTGCCCGTCATCGACATGTCCCGTGGCCGCGACGAGGTCTGCCGTGCCATCCTCGACGCCGGCAAGGAGTTCGGCTTCTTCCAG GTGCTGCGTGACATGGAGGCGGTGTGCGAGGAGTTTTTCCAGCTGCCAGCGGCCGACAAGGCGGAGTTCTACTCGGAAGACAAGAGCAAGCCCAACAGGCTCTTCTCCGGCGAGAAGTACTGGCGGGACTGCCTCCGCCTTGTCTACCCCTTGCCCGCCGGCGACACCGAGGACTGGCCCCACAAGCCACAGAGGCTCCG GGAGGTGGTTGAGAATTTCACGGTGCGGATCAGAGCATTGGCCATGGACATACTACGGCTGCTGTGCGAGGGCATGGGGCTCCGCCCTGACTACTTCGAGGGGGACATCAGCGGCGGCCGCGTAGGCCTCGAAATCAACAGCTACCCGCCGTGCCCGGACCCGAGCAAGACACTCGGCCTGCCGCCGCACTGCGACCGGGACCTCATCACCATCGTCCCCCCCGGCGCAGTCCCTGGCCTCGAGGTCGCCTACACGGGCGACTGGATCAAGGTGGAGCCCGTCCCCGACTCCGTCGTCGTCAACTTCGGACTGCAGCTCGAGGTTGTGACCAACGGGGCGCTCAAGAGCGTCGAGCACCGCGCGGCCACCAACTCGGCGGTGCACCGGATGTCGGTGGCCACGTTCATCGTGCCGGCGGATGACTGTGTCATCGGCCCGGCAGAGGAGTTCGTCAGCGAGGATAGCCCAGCGTGCTACCGCAGCCTCAGGTTCAGCGACTTCAAGCGCGCCCACAACCATGCCAACCTCGGCTCGTCGCTCAACGTCACTACTAACCTCAAGAACAACCAGAATTAA